The nucleotide window ACTTTAAATATGATCTTATTTCACAGCAATTAGATCCAAGTGATACAAAGAATGTAGAAAGAGCGGCCATTGAGGATAAACCATGGCAATGGATGCCCTCTGCGAACTTTACCTACAGTCCCACCAATAAAATTAATCTAAGGCTTGCTTACAACAGATCTGTTATTCGCCCTCAGTTTAATGAAAGAACAGGACTTCCTTATTTCGATCCGATAGCTAATGGTTTAATTTATAATACCGAAATGACATCCTCTGTCATTAATAATTATGATTTCAAATTTGAATGGTTTCCAGGGTTGGGAGAAATATTTTCTGCAGGGTTGTATTATAAAAATATAGACAGACCCATAGAACGTGAAGGACATATTTCCAGCGAAGGCAACTTATATCTTTATAATGGTAATTCGAAAAATGCAAAATTATTGGGAGTGGAAGCTGAGGTAAGAAAGAATTTAGGATTTATTGCAGATGGAACCTTTCTGGAAAAGCTTTTCATAAGCGGAAACTTCACCTATAATGATACGAAAGTAGTGGCTTTTAAAGATCTATATAAAACGGGAGACAATGATGAAACTTACGAAGTGAAAAGACCGCTTTACGGACAGACTCCTTATGCTTACAACCTTGGACTTATTTATGATGGAAACCGGCTGGGTATGAGTTTTTTGTATAACGCAAAAGGAGACCAGTACATCACCGTAGGGTATGCTTACAAAGGAGAGGAAATCCAGCGTCCTTATGCAGTGGCAGATGCCCAGATCTCCTATAAATTTCTCCGCGACAGAAACTTTGAAGTAAAATTTAATGTGAGAAACATTTTTAACAGGGTTAAGGAATATTACAACAACTTCAATTCTTATCTCGCTGAAAAAAACGGAGGCGGAAGTAATGTAGGTACAGACAGGGAAGCATGGGATCTTCTTCCGGGAGCTACAGACAGGTACGATAAAAATATTGATAAAATTATGTTTCGGGCTTACAGCGGAAGAATGTTCAGCCTGAGTGTGAATTATACTTTTTAAAAGTATATCAACAGATACAGAAAGATATCTTAATTATAGCAGCGTACAGGTTCCGGTAACCTGATCAAAACTGATTAAACTGATGATGCGCACAACAGTACAGTTCTGACAAAGCCGGCGTTATAAGTTTTCCCGAGCTTTAACGATTCTCAAGGGAACTCCCGCAATGCAGCTCCTCCTGCAGCGATGGGAGGAACACCAAAAAACAAATCGAAGGAATAAGAGGAAGGTATTCCTGAATAAAAAACTGATCTGGTATAAAAAATAACACGACCGGATTTATTAAAAATTATAACAATGAAAAGACTAACTCTAATTGCAGTGGCAGCATTATCTCTTACAGCTTGTCAAAACGATCAACTGGCGGATTCATCATCTCCATTCGAAATGAAATCTACTTCTGCTGAGTACCTTACAGCTTCGGCTCTTCCGGTAACCAGTGTAAGTGGTGCTATTACTACAAATACTACATGGAGCGGTGTAGTTGAATTAGATGGAGTTGTAACCGTAAAAAATGGTGCTACATTAACAATCCAGCCGGGTACATTCATTAAAGCTAAGCCAAACACTAACAATACAGCTACAGGAGTGTTGGTAATTGCTAAAACAGGAAAAATCAATGCAACAGGTACAGAAGCTCAGCCAATCATCTTCACCAGCTACAAATTGCTGGATGGAAACGAAGATACTACTGCTGCTCCTGGTGATTTCGGAGGGGTTATTATATTAGGAGATGCTCCTACAAACACGCCTTTTACAAAAACAATCGAAGGATTATCCGGTCCTGATTTCTATTATGGAGGTACTAATTCTTCTCATAACGGCGGAACATTGAAATATGTACGTATTGAGTTTGCAGGATACGATCTTTTAGCTCCGAATTCAGGAAATGAAATCAACGGTCTTACTTTAGGAGGAGTAGGAAGCGGAACGACTCTGGATCATATCCAGGTATCTTTCGGGAAAGACGATTCTTTTGAATTCTTTGGTGGTACTGTAAACGCTTCAAACCTTGTTTCTTTTGCTGCGGATGATGATAATTTCGATTTCGATAACGGATATACAGGAACGATTACTTGTGCATTAGCTTTGGCAGATTATAACTCTACACATAGTCTTAGCGGAGCTAGCCCGGATTCTAACGGTATTGAGCTTGATAACAACGCAGATGGTTCTTCTACTTCATTATTGACTCACCCGGTAATCAACAACCTTACTATTGTAGGTCCTAAGAACTCTGCTAAAGGTGCTTTGTATGAAAACGGTATTCACATCAGAAGACACGGAAGATTAACATTAAACAATGCCGTAGTTACAGGATATCCTGTTGGAATCAAAGTAGAAGGTACAGGTTCTGAACTTTCTTCAGCTTCAGCATACAATACCATCCAGATCCACGGATTTACTACTTCAGTTACGGGTACAGGTACAGCAGGAATTCCTGCAGCTAACCTTGCCACTGGTACTCCTGCATCTCTATGGGGTATGAGCCAGCCGTTCTACAACGAAGGAAGCTGGAATGTATCTCCAAGAAACTGTGGAAACTTCCAGGGAATCTGGACAAAATACAATTTCACGATTGTAGAATAATAAAAATCTTTAAAAAAGCAGGGAACAGCACATGCTGATTCCTTGCTTTCTTCAAAATCTTAATCATCAGCATTATGAAAAAAATAATTTTATCATCTGTTCTGTTTTTATCCCACGTGGCTGCAGCACAGTCTCTGGTATGGGGGAATTCTTTCGACACTCCTGCTGATCTTCAGGGATGGACCTTCCATGATCTGAACAGCAATGGCAACGGATGGGTACAGGGACAAAATATCTATCACAACGGAACATCTTTAACCTATGGTACAGCAGGCGTTCTCCGCCATTCGATCAGTTTGGTTCCAACCGGAAATGCTACAGGATTTGCAACGGAAAATGACTGGATTATTTCTCCACAAATTGATCTTACAAATGTTTCAGGAACTGTCACTTTAGCAGCTTATATCGGAAGACAGAGATCTACTCATACCATTGTTGCCAGAGATCTTTTTATCTATGTAAGCACACCACAGAAAGAAGTTCCTGCATTATCTGATTTTCAGGCAATGACGGTAGACGCCAATGGCAATGATATTTCAAGTGCCTATAAAATACAGGTAGGAGATTCTGCCAATCCATTTCCGGCGGATCTTACGGAGTTTGTAGAATCCCTTGTAGATCTTTCTGCTTTTGCAGGGAAGAAAATCTATATCGGGATGTGGGCCAACAGAAAGGCAAGCGGAAATAATATCCAGAATATTAATATTGATGAAATAGGAATTTATGCCGATTCATTTTTGGGAACTAAGGATGTAAAAAGAAACAAAATTGTAACACAAATTGCAGAAAATCCGGTAAAAGAATCTTTGCAGCTGCAGCTTAATCAGGCATTGAAAGAAAATATAACCGTAGTCAGTATTTACAATGCAGCAGGACAAAAAGTATTAACCGCTCAGTATTCCAAAGCAATTCATCTGGCTGGTCTTACACCAGGAGCGTATATCGCGGAAATTACTGATGGAAAGACTACGGAAAGACTGAAATTTATTAAGAAATAATCATTATTCTAATCCTTTAGAATCTGATGTCAGAATCACCATGAAATTTTAAATATAAATAACGGAGAGTCTTTGAAAAAAGCTATCCGGAACATATCCAACTAGTTTTTTTATAATTGTGTATTGCCCGGCTCAAGGGCCGGGCAATATTTTTAAAGTTTACAAGAAATAATTGAAGAAAGATGAATAAAATCTTCGCATTACTACTGTTATTCACTGTACTGTTTTCATGCACAGACAACAATACGATGGAGTTATATGATAAAGTACAGAAACCCGGAGAAGTTAATATCAAAGGATTTTCAAAACCTGATGTGCTACAGCTGAGGTTTAACGGTCAGCCTGTAACCATTGACGGAAAAACGTCTTATACCAATAAAATAGAAACCCAGCTTCAGTTTGTACTGGATCAGGGAGAAACCAATAAACTGTCTGTTTATAACAATGAAACAGGCGCTGAAATTGCAAAATACAATATTACTTATGACAATATAGATGACTATAAAGATCTTTACTTTTTTAATCTTCCGGGGATTTACCTGCAGACTTATGCTGTAAAACCCCAGGTGAATCTCGGAAAAGTAGGATTTGAATTTATTTTTCCAAACCTGGGCGAACTTTCCGGAACTTCTCTGAAAAATGTAAAAGGTATTCTGAAAAGAGAAAACGGAGTAGTGCTGGCTGAATTTGATAATATCAGTAAAGATAATTTTACTGCAGTGAAAGTCTATAGTTTTTTCAGCTCAACCGCTCCGGTTTATCTTGAATTATACAAGCCGGGAACTACAGAACCCTATGCAGGATCTAAAATGATTCAGGTGAAATTAAAACAGCACACAGGAGCCAATATGATCGTCCTTCAGGAAAAAATGGAAAATGGGGAATGGGTAGTAAAAGGGGATATTGATGTGGCAGAATATCTGTAATACATATGAAAAACTTTTTAAAACTTCTATGCTTTGCGATCGCAGCCTTTCTCATTTCATGTACAAATAATAATGACGAAAGCGCACCTGTTTTCCCGGAAGGAAGCACAGAAGCTGTGAATCTCTGGGTTCAGGACAGTATGAAACGGTACTATTACTGGGCAGATCAGATGCCTGCAAAACCGGATTACAGACTTCCTGCCAAAGATTTTTTTAAAAGCCTGCTATCTCCCCAGGACCGGTTTTCTTTCATGGTGAATACTGAAGATTCCTCTACCTATCCACGTTCTATAAGGAATATGTACGGTTTTGATTATACCATTGTTCAGCTGGACAATAATGAAGTGGTTACTGTGGTTAAGCTGGTCCTTCAAAACTCTCCGGCTTTCAATGCAGGGCTGGAACGGGGTATGATCATTACCAAAGTCAACGGGAAAGTAATGACGGCCGCCAATGCTGAAGCTATGGCTGCATCCATTAAAGATCAGACCGTTGTAGAACTTACCGTTGGAAAATGGCAGAATGGAGCTGTCATCAATGAAAAAAATATTACCGTTTATTACGGCTTCTCTTTTGAACAACCCATCTTATCTAAGATTTTTGATAAAAACAATAAAAAAGTTGGTTACCTGTATATCTATGATTTTCCGGACGGGATGACCCAGGCTCTGAATCAAAAATTTGCAGAATTTAAAACTGCCGGCGTGCAGGAGCTGATCCTTGATCTCCGTTACAATTATGGAGGCTCGGTATCTTCTGCGGCTGCACTTTGTTCCCTGATTCCTGTCGGTCTTTCATCCGCTTCACCATTCATTATTTTTAAAGGAAATAAAAACGGAGGTGAAGTAAAAAGAACATTTGCAGAGCAAATTGCCTATGATTCCAAAGCTTTAGATTTCACAACTCTACGGGCCAATGCGTTAGGTTTACAGAAAGTTTTCATCCTTACTTCCAACAGTACAGCATCTGCCGCTGAAATTGTCATCAATAATCTGAAGCCGTATATGCAGGTCATTCAGATTGGAAATACCACTTTGGGGAAAGATATGGCAGGATTTGTAGTGGAAGATAAACGTAAACCCAGAAAAATTTCCTGGCAGATCCACCCGGTAATCTACAAAGTATTTAATGCTGGTGGCTCCGGAGAATATAGCAATGGAATTTCACCACAGGTAATCGTTAATGAATATGCAGGACTTCCGTTATTACCTCTGGGAGATCCTGATGAAACCCTTATCGCTACAGTTCTGAATGGAGGATATTTCAAATCAGCAGATAAAGAAAAGAATGGAAATATCAGAATTTTATTTCAGAGTGATGTGCCGCCTATCGTAGCGGGGAAGTAACTTATATCGAAAAGCGAAAAAGCGAAGGAGTAAAAAAGTAAAATAGTGAAAGGCAAAATAGCTGATTGCGGATTTTTAATAATGACAAATAAAAATAAAATATAGAATAATTAAAGTACAATCTATAAAAGTCTCTTTGCCATTTTGCTATTTAGTCTTTTAGTCTGTTGCTTCAATCTATTCAGAAACACCATAAAATCATAAAACCATGCAGGGAATAGAACCAAAACTTCACATGAACCTGACCAGCCGTATTGAATATTACCGTCTGCTGATAGAAGCTGCGGAAGATCCTGAAAGCCAGCCTTCAGAGGTGATTACCCAGATTTCAGAACTGAGCCATCTGTATGAAGAGTATCTGCTTAATAAGAAGAACCTGGAAAACAGCATCAAAAATTACCGCGCATATCATAATGATTTAAGAAAAAAGCTAACCTCAAGACTTCGGGAACTCAGAAGAAAGGCAAGACAGAAATAGCACAGATACAGACTTTATAGCTGACTTTGCGGTGAAATTCATACCTTTATGACATCAAGTTGAAGGATGAAGGATTTATGAATTTTAATCAAGCTGAACTTTCTGGTTATTTAAATATATTCTGGCAGTTTTCCTGGCCGGAATGGATCATATTCAGCCTGATTGTCAATGTTTTTCTCTACCTGTTTTCCATAAGTCTATTTATTTTTATTGAAAAAACATGCCGTAAAAGTCTGTTGCAGGAGAAAAATCATCCTGTCAAAAGATCTGATTTTTACTTAAGCCTGCTTACCATATTATGTAACAGTTTTGTTATGTTACTCGGAGCTTTTTTATGGAAAAACGGATGGATAGTGCTTGGACATACAGAATCCTTCATGGGAATAGCAATGGAAGTTGTTTCTTTGCTTCTTTTGATGGACCTGCTGATGTATTTCTTCCATTTTACCGCGCATTTACCTTTCCTGTATAAAATGCTGCACGGGAAACATCATGAGCATGTCAGTACCAATTTTTTGAGCCTTTTCGTACTGCATCCTTTTGAAACGATAGGATTCGGGCTCATGATGCTGGCTTTACTTATAGGATATGATTTTTCTGTAGTTTCCATTTCAATTTATCTTTTGCTTAATCTGATCTGGGGAACCATAGGACATCTGAACAGGGAGTTTTTTCCGGTTTCCTTTGATCGCTTTTTTGTGGGAACAACCAGGTTTCACAATCAGCATCATTTGGATGAAAGTAAAAATTTCGGATTCTATACTTCTATCTGGGACAGAGTATTTGGTACCTATAAATAAGAATTGAGTATTACAGTTTTATTTCATTTAAAATTTTACCCAGCAGACTGTTAAAAGTTTGCAGTTCTTTAGAAGTAAGTATAGAAGCTGCCTGCCGTGTAATATTCTTACGGAATGTCTCAGAATTTTCTATGATAAACCTTCCCTTATCGGTCACCGAAAGATTAAACTTTCTGTGATCTCTTTCTTCCTGTTTTCTGATAATAAAATCATGACTGATCAGAAATTTCAGCTGCTTTGAAATGGCTGCCTGACTGATGTTAAACGCTGTTGAGATTTCTCTTCCCGTAGCGCTTCCTTTTCTTAAAATAAATTCAATAATATTATAATGAGCAGCCGTTACACCGTTAATATCACCCCGGTTCATGTGTGCCAGAATAAGGCACTGGAAATCAGTAAATGTGTTAAAAAATTCTTTTTCAATGGGTTTCATTACAAATATGCTTAACTTAGTTAAATATTAACAAAGTTAAGTATTTTTATCATGGAAAATATAGAAATTACGAATGCCCGTCAGAATAATCTCAAAAATATTTCCATAAAAATCCCAAAATACAGGATCGTGGTCTTTACGGGAGTATCGGGCTCCGGAAAATCATCATTGGTCTTTGAAACGATTGGGGCTGAAGCACAAAGACAGATTAACGAGACCCAGAACAGTTTTATCAGAAACCGTTTGCAGCATTATGGCCTTCCGGATGTAGATAAAATTGAAAATCTGAATGTTCCAATCATTATCAATCAAAAACGGTTGGGCGGCAATGCCAGATCTACGGTGGGAACGGCAGCGGACGTGTCTGCTTCTTTACGGCTTTTGTTTTCCAGAATGGGAGAGCCGTTCGTAGGATATTCCAATGTTTTTTCATTCAATCATCCACAGGGAATGTGCCTGGAATGTGAAGGATTGGGATTTGTTCAGACATTGAATGTGAATGCCTTAATTGATCATGAAAAATCTCTGCACGAAGGGGCCGTAAGGTTTCCGACTTTTCAGCCAGGCGGATGGCGTTTAACAAGATATACTTTATCAGGTTATTTCGATAATGATAAAAAGCTGAAAGATTTCACCGATAAAGAATGGGAAACCTTGTTGTACGCACCGGAGCACAAGCCTAAACATCCTCATAAGGAATGGGGAAAAACAGTAAAATACGAAGGTATTGTTCCAAGAATTGAAAAAGCATTCCTGAAAAAAGATTCTAAAGAAAACATCACAAGAAAAGATGCCCTGAAAAATATTGTGATCACCAAAACCTGCCCTTCATGCAACGGAAAACGGCTGAATGAAAAAATATTATCCTGTAAAATTCAGGGAATGAATATCGCAGATTGTATGGCGCTTTCCGTAGACGAGCTGCTGGAATTTATTACCTCTCTGGATGCAGGGGCATATGAAGTTATTATCAAAGAGCTTTCAGCAAAACTGCAGAATATCATTACGATCGGGCTGCAGTATCTGACTTTAGACCGAAGTACCAATACCCTTTCCGGAGGAGAGTCTCAGCGTATAAAAATGGTTCGGA belongs to Chryseobacterium gleum and includes:
- a CDS encoding T9SS-dependent choice-of-anchor J family protein; the protein is MKKIILSSVLFLSHVAAAQSLVWGNSFDTPADLQGWTFHDLNSNGNGWVQGQNIYHNGTSLTYGTAGVLRHSISLVPTGNATGFATENDWIISPQIDLTNVSGTVTLAAYIGRQRSTHTIVARDLFIYVSTPQKEVPALSDFQAMTVDANGNDISSAYKIQVGDSANPFPADLTEFVESLVDLSAFAGKKIYIGMWANRKASGNNIQNINIDEIGIYADSFLGTKDVKRNKIVTQIAENPVKESLQLQLNQALKENITVVSIYNAAGQKVLTAQYSKAIHLAGLTPGAYIAEITDGKTTERLKFIKK
- a CDS encoding S41 family peptidase — its product is MKNFLKLLCFAIAAFLISCTNNNDESAPVFPEGSTEAVNLWVQDSMKRYYYWADQMPAKPDYRLPAKDFFKSLLSPQDRFSFMVNTEDSSTYPRSIRNMYGFDYTIVQLDNNEVVTVVKLVLQNSPAFNAGLERGMIITKVNGKVMTAANAEAMAASIKDQTVVELTVGKWQNGAVINEKNITVYYGFSFEQPILSKIFDKNNKKVGYLYIYDFPDGMTQALNQKFAEFKTAGVQELILDLRYNYGGSVSSAAALCSLIPVGLSSASPFIIFKGNKNGGEVKRTFAEQIAYDSKALDFTTLRANALGLQKVFILTSNSTASAAEIVINNLKPYMQVIQIGNTTLGKDMAGFVVEDKRKPRKISWQIHPVIYKVFNAGGSGEYSNGISPQVIVNEYAGLPLLPLGDPDETLIATVLNGGYFKSADKEKNGNIRILFQSDVPPIVAGK
- a CDS encoding sterol desaturase family protein, whose protein sequence is MLLGAFLWKNGWIVLGHTESFMGIAMEVVSLLLLMDLLMYFFHFTAHLPFLYKMLHGKHHEHVSTNFLSLFVLHPFETIGFGLMMLALLIGYDFSVVSISIYLLLNLIWGTIGHLNREFFPVSFDRFFVGTTRFHNQHHLDESKNFGFYTSIWDRVFGTYK
- a CDS encoding MarR family winged helix-turn-helix transcriptional regulator, with the protein product MKPIEKEFFNTFTDFQCLILAHMNRGDINGVTAAHYNIIEFILRKGSATGREISTAFNISQAAISKQLKFLISHDFIIRKQEERDHRKFNLSVTDKGRFIIENSETFRKNITRQAASILTSKELQTFNSLLGKILNEIKL